In Verrucomicrobiota bacterium, the genomic stretch AACGCCAACGGCTGCCTGAGCGGCGACGGCGCGCGGACCTACGAGTACGACGGCAACGTCCAGCGTTGCTTGGGACGAAGCCGGAGGCTTCGTCATCGCGGCACGATTATCCGATGCAACGACAGAGCTGATCGTGCCGCCGAGAATCGCCTCGTGCGGGTCAAAGAAGGCGAGACGACCGTCGCCGAGTACGAATACGACCCGCTGGGCCGCCGCGTGCGCAAAACCGTCGGCAGCGCTGTCACGCGCTACGTCTACGACGGCCAGAACGTCATCGAGGAGCACGTCTACGACTCCGGCTGGCAGCTTGATGGCACGTATGCCCACGGCAACACTGCGTGTTGCTTGGACGAAGACTCCGCTGTCGTCGGCGGGCCCCGATCCTTCTAGCCGGCGTGAGTTGCCGGCGGCCCGTCTCACCTTCCTGTCTCTGTCTGAAACCAGTCCAATAGTCAACCGTAGAGGTGATCGCGTCGGATTGCGGCCTGGCGAAGAACCGATCGCAAGAGGAATGCAGGGGGCGTCTGCCCCGAAGAGGCAGTGGCGCCCCAACAAGGTCGTGATACGGGCTTCTTCAGCAGGCCCCCATAGGGCGTCGGTGCCGCACCAGGCGATTCGCCATGGCCATCACAGTCGGTGGGAGCCGCAGTGGCAACTGGGCAATGCCTATGTTGCGCGAACGTCCTCGATAGTGCTCTTTTCGTGCCCGGTGGGGGCAACGCGACTCAACTTAGGTTCCAGGTGGAGTTGTGCCAATCACCTGAGCCGACACGCTGGAGGGCTTCCGATTCCGTGCAGTTAGCATCAAGACCCCAGTCGCAGGCTCCGAGGGAGAGCGAGGGGCTCGAGTGGGCTTCAAACGCGGCGAGGGCTGCTGGTCTCAAAAAAACGGGTGGGGCGTTGAGTTGGTGCTGGTTTGCGCCAGACGGCCTATTTCGCGTGGGGCTGGCCGAAGACTGCCGCTCGAATCCTTCCCGCGAGTTCTACCGGCGCGGTGTAACGGCCTGAGTAGGCCCGGAGCGTTCGTTTGACGGCCAGCTCGGCTTCGTAGAGGTGCCTGAGGCTGGCGTCCTTCCTGATCCGTTCTGCGACATGGGCCGTCATTGACTCGGGGAGCTCGGAGTCGATATACGGCGTCAGCAGGGCGGCGAAGGCCTCCGTAGACCAGTTGAGGCCGTCCCGGGGCGGGACGTAGAGGGAGCTTTCCTTCAGCACGCCGTCGGCGATCACGCGCGCGTGCATTCTGGTGGCTTCGTCGAGAATGTCCTGGTCGAAGCGCGCGCGGTTATAGCGGCACAGGGCCATGACTGGCAAACGCCGGAACTGGTTCTCGAGCTCGCGCTCATAGGCCATGACGTTCTTAGCGCCGGGCGGATCCTCCGTCGACCACGTCAGGTCGCCGGTGGCGCGTAGTCCCGTGTGCCCGGCGTCGATCGCCTGCTTGGCCGCCTCCGTCCAAAGCGACATCATCCTGTCCTTGTCGAAGCGGCCGGTGGGCAGGTAGACCTCGTCTTGGGACCTGAAGAGCAGAGCGCCGGCTCTCTCGAGCGCGTCGAGGTCGATGCCGTCGGTGCGGAGCGCATCGCGCGCGGCGTCGGGGCCTTCTTCCCCGGCGATGTAGAGGCACTGTTCGCCCCGCTCGATGCCGGTCCGGATGAACGGCACAGTGGCGGAGAACTCCTCTCGTTGGTCGCGGTAGAAGAGGGCGACGTGATCACGGGCGGCCGCCTGCCGGAATGCGTTGTCCAATGTTGTCTCCATAGGTCGATCAGAACTCGCGTAGTGGCTGCTGGGTTGCGGCCAGCATCGTGCCGTGCACGGCGGCCATCCCGTAGGCGGGGGCGACGTGCGCCCCGTTCGCCCGGGCATATCGTACCTGCCTGCACGCCGTGCAGGCCAGGCCGATCAGCTCGTCCTCAGCCAAGGCGGCGGCGAGGCAGTAGGTCATTCCGTCCTCATGCCAGAAAGCCATCCGCACGCCCTCGTGGGCGGCCGTGTAGAAGGTCATGGAATCGTGTTCCAGCCGGTCGAGCCGCCAGATCGCGAGCCGCTCCTTCGGGATGATGAAGAGTGAGATGCGTCCGAGCTCGCGGCGATACTTGATGTAGGCGATGCGGTGGCCGCACAGGGTGCACTTGCGCGCGCCCTCGAGACTGGCGCGCGGACTCAGATCCGGCACGGCGACGTCGAACCCGACCGCTTCTGAGATGCTGTCGGCGACGGTCTGACGGCTCCCCGTGTGCTCGATGGGAAACGCGTCCGGATCTGCGTGGTGAGCGTAGACGTCGGCCAGGTACGGGCCGATCCGGTCGCCGCTGAACGTCAGGATTACGAAGGAAAGCGCCGCAACGAACACGACGGCGCCAAGGGCCGACGCGGTGGCCGGATTCCATCCGAACAACCACGCGAACGTGCCCCGCTTGGGCGCTACAAGCCGCTGCTCGGAGGCCATCGCGCGCTCATCGCCGAACAGCGCCACGTGGAGGCGCTGTGTGAACTCCGGTGGGGCGCTGTACCGGATGAGGCGCGACTTGAGGAGGGTCCTGGTTGCGCGCTCGGCGTGCGCGAGTTGGGCGTACTGGGCGTCTGTGCTCATGGTGCGGGCGATCTCCCGCGCGTCGTCGTCTGAGAGCTCGCCGTCTATGAAAGCGGTGAGTTGCTCGAGGATGTCACTGCTGTTGTTCACTGCTGTCGCTTGGTGATGCCGTGCTGCATCGCGAAGGCGTGCAACCTGCTTTGCAGGAACCTTCGCGCTCTCGACAGGCGCGATCTGACGGTGCCTATCGGGCAATCCATGATGCCGGCAATCTCCTGGTAGCTGAAGCCTTCGACGTCGGACAGGACTACCACCATCTTGAACTCGGGAGGAAGCTCGTCCAGGGCCTTCTTGACATCGTCCTCAACCAGTTCCTCGAAGACGCTCTCGAGTTCGCGCCCAGTGCCGAGCGAGACCGCGGGCTCCGGCTTGGCCTGCAGTATGCCCTCCACTTCGTCGAAATCAACCCGGACGGGTTCCTTCGACTTCTTGCGGAAGGCGTTAATGTAGTTGTTCTTCATGATCTTGAACAGCCAGGCCTTACAATTGGTTCCACGCTGGAACTTATCGAAGAACCGGTAGGCCTTGACGAAGGTCTCCTGGACAAGGTCCTGGGCGTCGGCTGCGTTGCGTGTCATCTGCATCGCGCTGTTGTAGAGCAGGTCGAGGTGGACGAGAGCTTCCTCCTCGAACTCCTTGCGCCGCTGGGCTTCAGTCCGCTTCGTCACAGGTCCGTCCTTGGGCAGCGTCCTCGCATGAGCTCCGCTCGATCCCACGCACACCGTCACTTGTAGACGGATGGGAGGCGCCTGTCAATGGGAACAACGGCGCACAGATGGCCTTGACAAAACGGGACTTGCCGTGTATAGGATGAACATGCAGAGCGCCAACGAGGAAGAGATGCTCCGTATTGTCGTGAGGTTCTATGCGGTGTGCGCTTCGCCGACGAGGCGTTTTCGCCGCTGGCTGTGTGCGGTCTCGCTCGGGCTTGCCGTGGCGATGCTCGTGGTGGGCTTGGTCGTGATCGACGCGGCCGAGCGTCCGATGTCGGTGCTGGCCGCGTTTGCCATCTCAGTAGGGTTGCTGATCCTGGCGTTGCGGCTAGCGCTGAACGACCTCCGCGACGTGCGCGAGCACTACCGCCAGAGCCGGCGCGACCTGTTCGTTTCGACCTTCTCGGAGGAGGAGTTCCAGCGCAAGGTTCGCGACAAGCGTGCCGCTCTCAGGGCGAGAGAGATCGAGACGCGCGACGATTAGCTGCCCGTCTGGCCCATACGCCCGCCACCACCCAGGCTTTCCGCTTGCGGCCTTCGTGTGCCCGGTCTACCATGCGACCGACGAGCACATCTCACCGAGGATTCGGATGGATAGACCGACGGTTCGCATCGCCCGGCTCCACGGGGCGCACGACCTGCCGTTGCCTGCCTATCAGACGCTGCATTCGAGCGGCATGGACCTGTGCGCCGCGGTGACCGAGCCGGTCATAATCCAGCCCGGCGAGCGCGTGCTCGTTCCGACGGGCTTCGCGGTGGCCGTGCCGCCCGAGTACGAGGCGCAGGTCCGGCCGCGCAGCGGGCTGGCGGTCCACTACGGGATCACCGTGCTCAACTCGCCGGGCACGATCGACGCCGACTACCGGGGTGAAGTGAAACTCATCATAGTCAATCACGGGACCGAGCCGTTCACCGTCGAGCGTGGCCGGCGACTGGCGCAACTCGTCGTCCAGCCGGTGGCGCGCGCCATGCTCGTTGAGGTCGAGGGACTCGACGTGACCGAGCGGAGCGCGGGCGGCTTCGGCCACACGGGGCGCTGAATCATGCAACGGCTTCTTGGAGCAGTGATCGTGTGTGTGGCGCTCGGTGCGATGCTTGACGTCGGGCCAACTGCAGCGGCGACGGACGGCACGGGCGTCTACGAGGATCCGCTCGGACGGTACCGTTTCTCGTTCACAGGTGCCTGGCACGTGAGCGCCGACGAGGCTGATCCGGGCGCCCTCGACCACTTCTACCTCGTTCGCGACGGGAAAGTGGCCGCCGAGCTCATCGTCTCGGCCGAGCCGTTTCCCATGAACATGCGTTTGCAGGACTTCGTCGATGATCAGGTCAAGGTGCTCGATGCTGATCCGGGTATGTTCCGCGTCAGCCTGCGGCGAGACCTGACGATCGCCAAGCAGTCGGCAACATGCCTGATCGCGCGTCGCGTGCTCCAGCCTCAGGACGGCCCCAGGCAAGAGACGCTGATCATCCAGTACTGGTTCGTCAAGGGGCGCGCCCTGTGGTCGCTGCTCATGCTTGCTACGCCGGCCGAGGAGCAGCGTGCCAAGCTCGTCGAACAATTCGAGGAGACGGTGGCGGCCACGTTCGAGCCGCTCGAACCGGATGCCGTGGCGCAGGCGATCGCCGCGTCGAAGAAGACGGCCCGGCTCGGTAACGGGCTGGCCGAGAT encodes the following:
- a CDS encoding MEDS domain-containing protein, whose translation is MDNAFRQAAARDHVALFYRDQREEFSATVPFIRTGIERGEQCLYIAGEEGPDAARDALRTDGIDLDALERAGALLFRSQDEVYLPTGRFDKDRMMSLWTEAAKQAIDAGHTGLRATGDLTWSTEDPPGAKNVMAYERELENQFRRLPVMALCRYNRARFDQDILDEATRMHARVIADGVLKESSLYVPPRDGLNWSTEAFAALLTPYIDSELPESMTAHVAERIRKDASLRHLYEAELAVKRTLRAYSGRYTAPVELAGRIRAAVFGQPHAK
- a CDS encoding sigma-70 family RNA polymerase sigma factor, which translates into the protein MQMTRNAADAQDLVQETFVKAYRFFDKFQRGTNCKAWLFKIMKNNYINAFRKKSKEPVRVDFDEVEGILQAKPEPAVSLGTGRELESVFEELVEDDVKKALDELPPEFKMVVVLSDVEGFSYQEIAGIMDCPIGTVRSRLSRARRFLQSRLHAFAMQHGITKRQQ
- the dut gene encoding dUTP diphosphatase, which codes for MDRPTVRIARLHGAHDLPLPAYQTLHSSGMDLCAAVTEPVIIQPGERVLVPTGFAVAVPPEYEAQVRPRSGLAVHYGITVLNSPGTIDADYRGEVKLIIVNHGTEPFTVERGRRLAQLVVQPVARAMLVEVEGLDVTERSAGGFGHTGR